The following are encoded in a window of Halosolutus halophilus genomic DNA:
- the mptA gene encoding GTP cyclohydrolase MptA, translated as MSHQLPDVQATSPDVTVGLSQVGVTGVEKLVKIAREGERPIVLTAEFEVFVDLPAWRKGADMSRNMEVIDEILEDATRDEAYRVEEVCGEAAERLLEKHDYTTRAEVSMEAEFMRREQTPASDRETQHTVDIVAAATATDEGTREEIGATVTGMTVCPCSQGMSAARAKQTLEDLGVEEETIARFLEEVPQAGHSQRGHATLTIDAAGDPDVDLNDLIDVARDSMSARIYNLAKRPDEDHMTYAAHADAKFVEDCVRSMAEGVVDEFDHLPDDAVITMKQSNDESIHQHNAHAERVVEMATLRDEVNGRN; from the coding sequence ATGAGTCACCAACTGCCTGACGTGCAGGCTACGTCGCCGGACGTCACCGTCGGCCTGAGCCAGGTCGGCGTCACCGGCGTCGAAAAGCTCGTCAAGATCGCCCGCGAGGGGGAGCGCCCGATCGTCCTCACCGCGGAGTTCGAGGTCTTCGTCGATCTTCCCGCCTGGCGCAAGGGCGCGGACATGAGCCGCAACATGGAGGTCATCGACGAGATTCTCGAGGATGCGACCCGCGACGAGGCCTACCGCGTCGAGGAGGTCTGTGGCGAGGCCGCCGAACGACTCCTCGAGAAACACGACTACACCACGCGCGCCGAGGTTTCGATGGAGGCCGAGTTCATGCGCCGCGAGCAGACGCCCGCGAGCGATCGCGAGACCCAGCATACCGTCGACATCGTGGCCGCCGCGACGGCGACCGACGAGGGCACCCGCGAGGAGATCGGCGCAACGGTCACCGGGATGACCGTCTGCCCGTGTTCGCAGGGCATGTCAGCCGCCCGGGCGAAACAGACCCTCGAGGACCTCGGCGTCGAGGAGGAGACGATCGCCCGGTTCCTCGAGGAGGTGCCACAGGCGGGTCACTCCCAGCGCGGCCACGCGACGCTGACGATCGACGCCGCCGGTGATCCCGACGTAGACCTGAACGACCTCATCGACGTCGCCCGCGACTCGATGAGCGCGCGGATCTACAATCTCGCGAAGCGACCCGACGAGGACCACATGACCTACGCGGCCCACGCGGACGCGAAGTTCGTGGAGGACTGCGTCCGATCGATGGCCGAGGGCGTCGTCGACGAGTTCGATCACCTTCCCGACGACGCGGTGATCACGATGAAACAGTCCAACGACGAGTCGATCCACCAGCACAACGCCCACGCCGAGCGCGTCGTCGAGATGGCGACGCTGCGCGACGAGGTCAACGGCAGGAACTGA
- a CDS encoding nucleotidyltransferase domain-containing protein, with amino-acid sequence MSTVPQHVHETVAEHLDAIEVRHDVIVALAAARGSHAWGGAAPDSDHDVGFVFVPTDLRVYAHLDGPDAVITAERGEFEYQGWDVRKTMSLLAASNDGAFDLLRSPIRYRTAYDPGELRAYVERTYDPMDLYHAWRGIATSNYRKYLSEHLVRTDDATFPIVEARGDAYVVETDDGTTTVDRDDERYAETQTRPTVKRNLTICRAAMSARYLRATGERGDHDLPALDFERFLTEQAPAVFDEDRIDRARTLLERKRRGEGAATIGDVVGREFAHPPIEIDPAIHARDGPDPDRLNEFVDEILAAVR; translated from the coding sequence ATGTCAACCGTTCCGCAGCACGTTCACGAAACCGTCGCGGAGCACCTCGACGCGATCGAGGTCCGACACGACGTGATTGTCGCCCTCGCGGCCGCCCGCGGGAGCCACGCGTGGGGCGGAGCCGCTCCCGACAGCGACCACGACGTCGGGTTCGTCTTCGTTCCGACGGATCTGCGGGTCTACGCCCACCTCGACGGGCCGGACGCGGTCATCACTGCGGAGCGCGGCGAGTTCGAGTATCAGGGCTGGGACGTGCGAAAGACGATGTCCCTCCTCGCGGCGTCGAACGACGGCGCGTTCGACCTGCTCCGGAGTCCGATCCGGTATCGGACCGCGTACGACCCCGGGGAACTCCGCGCGTACGTCGAACGAACGTACGACCCGATGGACCTCTATCACGCGTGGCGCGGTATCGCGACGAGCAACTACCGAAAGTACCTCTCCGAGCACCTGGTTCGCACCGACGACGCCACCTTTCCGATCGTCGAGGCGCGTGGCGACGCGTACGTCGTCGAGACGGACGACGGGACGACCACCGTCGATCGGGACGACGAGCGATACGCCGAAACGCAGACGCGACCGACGGTGAAGCGCAACCTCACGATCTGTCGGGCGGCGATGTCGGCTCGCTACCTGAGAGCGACCGGCGAGCGCGGGGACCACGACCTGCCGGCGCTCGATTTCGAACGGTTCCTGACCGAGCAGGCACCGGCCGTCTTCGACGAGGACCGGATCGACCGCGCGCGGACGCTCCTCGAGCGAAAACGACGCGGCGAGGGTGCGGCGACGATCGGCGACGTCGTCGGCCGCGAGTTCGCGCATCCACCGATCGAGATCGACCCCGCCATTCACGCGCGGGACGGCCCCGACCCCGATCGACTGAACGAGTTCGTCGACGAGATACTCGCCGCGGTGCGGTGA
- a CDS encoding TrmB family transcriptional regulator: MASLRDLGLSEYEARAYRALLNTGPTTAKELSRASDVPMGRIYDVLNSIEQYNLVRSQTASRPKKYVAVEPSTALDRLLDDKKRELEEKAEQYESIVDNLADELDAAEPVEEQFWTAAVGPEETIDLLLERLAAADRNIVMVAADPVPQMDIRTVGDEVLAQLEDALDRGVSVDILMTRDLVASLSENVGRRYQETLQARNDFDVRTSEEVSGSFNIIDGVEVCIQVPNPLSSSEAFGMIDLKDPEFAADVHDEFTPHWQNAEPLEF; the protein is encoded by the coding sequence GAACACCGGTCCGACGACGGCGAAGGAACTCTCACGCGCGAGTGACGTTCCGATGGGTCGGATCTACGACGTGTTGAACAGCATCGAGCAGTACAACCTCGTCCGCAGCCAGACCGCGAGCCGCCCGAAGAAGTACGTCGCCGTCGAACCCTCGACCGCGCTGGATCGGCTGCTCGACGACAAGAAACGGGAACTCGAGGAGAAGGCCGAACAGTACGAATCGATCGTCGACAACCTCGCCGACGAACTCGACGCGGCCGAACCCGTCGAGGAGCAGTTCTGGACCGCCGCCGTCGGCCCCGAAGAGACGATCGACCTCCTCCTCGAGCGGCTCGCAGCTGCGGATCGGAACATCGTCATGGTCGCCGCGGACCCGGTTCCCCAGATGGACATCCGAACGGTCGGCGACGAGGTCCTCGCCCAGCTCGAAGACGCCCTCGACCGCGGCGTCTCGGTCGACATCCTGATGACCCGGGATCTGGTCGCGTCCCTCTCCGAGAACGTCGGCAGGCGGTACCAGGAGACGCTACAGGCTCGCAACGACTTCGACGTGCGGACGAGCGAGGAGGTCTCCGGTTCGTTCAACATCATCGATGGCGTGGAGGTCTGCATCCAGGTGCCGAACCCGCTCTCATCGAGCGAGGCGTTCGGCATGATCGACCTGAAAGACCCCGAGTTCGCGGCCGACGTCCACGACGAGTTCACGCCACACTGGCAGAACGCGGAGCCACTCGAGTTCTGA